GCCGTAAAACGTTGCTCTACGAACTCATTCGCCTACAACGGTTTCATCTTAATTATTTCGAGACAAAGAACTGTCCAGATTGGAAAAATCCCAAGTGCGAGGCCCCTCAGAATGATCTACCGTGCCACTAAACTACACAGGCGTATAATATGACACTCAAATTGAGAGTCAAACATTATTCGCCATTTTTCAGAAATTTGAGATCTCCTATTTCCACTCAGTCAGTTAGATCACTCTCACACGCAGATATATTCAAATTTCTGGTGGGAATTCTCAATTCATCAGAAATAGAGAAACGCTGACGATCTTTTAATAATCACACCTGTAAACATAGGGGCCCTACGCAATGCCCGAGGAATCTATTTTGCCAGCGGGCGGCTGATCAGCATTTTCAGCTTTGACTTCGGCCCAACCAGTTTCATCGCGAGGACGTCTTCCTCCGTAAACCGCGCCAGCAGGATCTCGCCATCGGTTGATCGATTTCGGTCATAAGAAATATAGAGCGTGCCATCCGGCGCCTGAAAACCATCGGGATAGGAAATTCCTTTCCGTTCGTCGAGGATCAAGCCCCCTTTCCAGGTCTCACCATCATCTTCCGAAAGCCAGGCGCTAAGCTGCACGCGACCGTGATGGGCGTCAATGCGATCACCGTGTTTAATCAATAGTAGCCGCCCCGAAGCAAGCCGCCGGATGTGAAACCGCGCGTTGGGTTGTTTGATCTGCGCGGGCGCGCTCGGTTTCGCCCAGGTTCGCCCACCATCCGCCGATGTGGTCTGCATGATGCCTTTTGCCGTGCGGGCCAGCATCCAGAGCGAGCCGTCTTTGCGTTCGACGATCATGTGCTCATGCCAGTCGGGATTCGGGAAACGCGCCGCACCGCGACGTTCCCATGTTGCGCCCTGATCCTTCGAAACAAAAACATTCGCACCACGAACAGGATCAAGTTCTTTGAAGCAGCCTTTAAACGGTCCGAAACCGGTACGTTGATCCAGCGAGATCGGCAGCATCCACTCGCCATTCGAGAGCACCGTCGGTTTGTTCAAGGTCACGCCATGCCAGATACGACGCGGCTTCGACCAGATCGGCGTCTCCGCATCCGGATTCTCACAAATGGTCGCCCAGACCCCGGCTCGTCCGTCGAACATATGCATCGATTGATCAAAAATCAGCCACAGGCGCCCCGTGAGATCGGTCCAGAGATTACCGACCAGAATGCTTCGGTCATAGGGAAGTTCCGACGAATGTGAATCAAGAACCAACCGCGGATGTGACCAGTGTTCGCCGTCATCATCACTGCTTGCTAACACAAAGAACGCCTTGGGGCTGTCACCGCCCGCGACCCAGCAGGCCCACAGACGCCCGCCCGGCGTCCGCTCAATGCCGATCGTCATGCCATAATCGAGCCGATCGTAATCGTATTCAGGGAGTGGCGACATATTCAACGTGGGAGGAATTAACGCCAGATCGGCGATCTGTTCCATGCGTTTAATCTCGGCCTGTTTCTTTGAAACGGGGTCCGCCGAAAAAAGGACCGAAACAGTGCTAAGGGTGAAGACAAACAGACTGAGCGCGGTTTTCATTTGAGCATCGCTTAATTGAGTTATTGAAATTAAATCGTTTGACGACGATCTATCAGTTATTTCGCTGGCTTTCCGTTCCGACGATCAAACTGAAACGGATTGGTTTTGTCACCCGTCACGGTTACTTTCAACGGCGGGGCGATACCCCCTTGATCGACTTGGACGCGTAAGATATTTTTGGCGGCAAACGGGCGATCATAGATCCAGACATGACCATCTCCGTGAATGTAGAGAATCGGTTTGTCGAATCGTAATGCCTCTTTGCTGAAGGGGTCAAAAAAATCATTGTGGTTCGGAACGGGCTTGGCATGCCCCAAGAGTACCAGACTACTGACATCCTTACCATAACGATGCAGATTACGGCGGACCCAGTCGAGATCTGCTGCATGGCGCTGTTTCCATTCTGCCGCATCGTGAACGCGACCACCAACGATGTTGAGCCCTACAAACAGCACGCCCCCTTTCACAAAGGAAAAGTTTTCTTCACGTTCCCATTGTCGAATGACCGGGAGCGTATGCTGCCAATGACGATCGAACCGCATGAAGTACTGTTCCCAGAGTCTCCACGCCTGAGCGGGATCGGGGCAGTCGTTCCATTCGTTATCACCCGGAATGATAAACACCGGTTTCTTCGACTTTCGCAGCATCCCAAACACCTTGCGATAGACGGCTTCATCACAGGGTGCCGCGCCTCCTTTGATATCGCCGAGATGAACCACAAACTCGGCATCGTCGGGGATCGCTTTCATTTGTTTTGGCAGTTGTGCGTCTTCTACCGGCTTATAGGGGACGTCGCCCATCACATAAAACGTGACTTCCGGATTCGTCTGCTCATCGGGCTCGGGCTGGATTTGCCCGACTGCCGTTGAAATAACGAACAATATCTGCAGCAGGCCCAGCGGTAACGTCTTGAATCGCATTGATGATGATCCTCAGGAATGAATTAACAAAAGAAAACAGGTCTTAAAATACCCGTTCCCTGAAGTAAAGTCACCTCTGCAGCAAAAACAAAGCATCGTCTTTCCTGTATCCGGGTCGACTTCAATTGCTGTCGGCAGACTCTTGCTCTAATAATTGATCATATTTCTGCCAGTCAATCACGCGAATCAGAATTTTCCACACTCGCAGGGAAGCAATGACAGCGCGGAGTTGTGTCATCCATGTCCCACAGAAAACACCGAAGCATAACATCGCTATCAATGGTTGGCCGTCCTGATACGACAAAAAAGCGATGATAGCTAATCCGATCGGCAGTAACACACCAATCGGAATACATCCGAAAAATAATTTCTGAAACGTGGGGGGATGCGTTTCGTAATGACGTACCGACTTGAAGAAACGTTGCTCAAATTTAGAAAGTGGCATCCGTCTGTCCTGAGAAAGAAAAACGATAAAAACATCTATCTCATTTGCGGTTTATGGAAACTTTTCGCATCACTCCGACTGAACCGGTTTCTGCCCCTGCAAGTCATCACATTTCTGCCAGTCGATCACCCGAACCATAAATGCCCAAAACCGCATCCGCTTCGCACTCAAAACATGGATAAATATAATGTACCAGATTCCGCAAATGATACCTGCGACAAAAGCAACAGGCAACATCCAGTTCTGGAGAGACATCAGGTAAACGGCAAGTCCAAACGGTACGCTGACCATCAGACCGAAGGCCAGGTTCTTCTTTAATACGAAAATATAATCAGGCGGATTCTCTTTAAAGCTTCGGATATTATTCAGTGTTTTGAGCTGTTTTCTCGTGAGTGACATCGGTGTCCCCTATTGTGAATCAAGCTGTTAGTCCTTGATGGTTACTCATACCTGTTAACATTTTAATCGCTCATAATATGCGGCAACCTGCGATAACTCGGGCGGTTCGCAGCGCATAGCGACATGTCCGTCGGGACGAATCAGAAACAGACAGGGATCAATCACTCCCAGCCGTGCGTGAACTTGCCCCGTGGTATCAGAAAGCCAGTACGCGAGAGCAGCTTGTTTCGTGTCCGTTGAAATGACGTAAAACACATCGCCCGGCTGCAGCAAAGATTCGATTTCCATTCGATCTGGAACCGCTGTCGAATCAGCGGCCATCCAGAGCAGCACATGCCCGGTGGTCTGCATCAATTGAAATAATGTCAGAGTCTCTTCTGTTGTCGACGGCATCAAAGGTCCTGCGTCCGGCAGACAATCGCCGGGCAGCGGCCCCATCCACGATTGTTGCGCTGTTTCCCCGTGGGCGTGATAGCCGCTCACCAGGGGGCTCTCTCGATAATGAAAGTCGATTCCTGTTTCATCCCGCGCGGCCTGTTGTTGGCCACTGGCTGTCAGCAGCATGGCGCAAAGGGCGCGTTTGACCCGTGCGACCGCAGCCGGGTCGTCGGGAATTGTGCGTAATTCTTCGACTACATCGCCTGATGCCCCCACAGCCGCCGCGATCGGACGGCGTTCCTGTTCATAACTGTCAAGCAGACCAAAGCCCCCCTTCTCGGAAAGAACGTGCGCCAGCTTCCAGCCCAGATTAAAGGAATCCTGAATACCGGTATTCATGCCGTGTCCCTGGATGGGACTGCAGGCATGTGCTGCATCTCCCGCCAACAACACACGCCCCGAGCGATAATGGGCGCTCAACTGACGAAACGTATGATAGAGGATCGGCTCATCCGGTTCCTGCAGCGCAGAACCGGGAGAGATCGCATCGAGTCCCGCATTAATGCAGTCTAACAGTGTAGAAGGATCCGCATCTTCAACAGCGCGAAAATAAATCCGCCAGCGATCCCCGGGAAGTGGCACCGGATTCAAAGCGGGAGCTTCAATCTGAATTGCCGCCCGATCGGACTCATGCTTCCAGTTAAGAATCTGCCCATCGATCACGCCCCAGCGAGCCGGGTAGTGATGACCGGAAACTTCAACGCCGATCGCTTCGCGCACCCGACTGCGAATGCCGTCTGTACCGACGAGCCAATCCGCGGTCACCGCCTGTTCGATTCCGTCGGCGGATTTCAGAAACGCGGTCACTCCAATGCCAGACTGTTCCAGCCCTTCCAGTGACCAGCCTCGTGAAACCCGACCGCCGAGTTGCTCCAGACGTTCGGTGAGTATTTCTTCCGTTTTGTTTTCGGAAAGATTCAAATCATAAGGATGTCGGCACTCCAGACTGTCAAAACTGGTCTGAGCCACCTTCTCTCCATTTGCGAATATATTGAAACCGCGCATGACCAGACCGCGTTCGAGAAAGGCATCGATTACGCCCATCGTCTCGAAACATTCCAGCGAACGACTGTGAATAACGGTCGCCCGATCAAAGGGGAGCGGCTCGGGATTGCGGTCGACGAGCAGACATTCGATGTTACGTCGCGCTAGCTCAACTGCCAGCGTCAGTCCGGTCGGCCCGGCTCCCACAATCAAAACCGGGGTCTCGTTAGGTAAGGTTTGACTTTGACTCACAACAAATTTCCCGTTCAGATGATATCGCCCGCAATTTGAATCGTCGGTTTAATTTCCTTCTTCTTGTAATATGAAGAACAGTGTATCAGCTCAACCGGGAATTGACAGTTTTAACCATCATTCGGGAGAACGGCAGCCTGCATCGCTTGTAGAGATTCCCGCGCAAACTGTTTCTGTTTGATGCGAACATAGGGATACGCCATTTTAGAAAGTAACTGTCCCGGTCGCGAGAATGCATAGAGATCGTACCAGACCCTATCATCGTCTGCATGCCATTCGACCTGGAAACGTTCTTCGCCCGACTCGGCATGTTCGGGCAGCGTGCCATACGCAAACGCGAAGCGACACAGCGGCTCGGCCTCTTCCACCACATACACCACCCGACAGGCATTCAACACCCAGATCCCGAGAACATGCGCCAGAGCCGCCACCGTCTGCCCCGCCTCAGGAGCGGCATCGGGGCGATGCAGCGTCAGCCAGTCGAAGCGATAATGCTGCCAGTCAACAAGGGCCTGCTTCGCCAGTTCGTATAATGCTTTTCCCTGTCCCAGACAAATCCGGTTATGATCGATCTGATATCCAGCGGGTGGTGTGGGCAATGTGGTTGCTCCCGCATCGGGATACGTAAACTCCAGCCGGGCTTGTGCCGCGATGAAGTCAGCGATCTGCTCTGACTCAGGCTGTTTGAAAAGGAACATTTTTTTGAATCATCCTGAAAGTATTTTAATCCGGAACGTACCAGGAGCCGTTTCCTGTACTGAAAGCCTAAGAAGCAGACCCTAGATAAAAAAGGGAACGGGCCGTTGTGGAAAACAGAATATCCGATACCACGGGAGAGATAGAACCAGAACTGGCCAGCAGGGTTTTTCGCCCGGAAAAGGATTTTCTGACGGGCGGGATCATCAATCTGATTTTTTTCAGTTTCGTTTTCTTCGGATTTGGTTTCTTTATGTGGTTGAGTGCGCCGGTCGACCGCAGAGTATATTCGATCCCTTTTTCAGCATGCTGCTGGCTGCCCATGGCAGCATTTTCATTCTGGTATATGCTGGTTTGGAAATATGTTTCAGTAACTCTGCAAAATGGAAACATCACGATGAAAGGTGTCTTTTTCAATAGAGAAATTAATTTGTGTGACATAGATGTTGTTCACTGGGGCCTTCACTCTCATGGACTAATCAAAGTTCAAACGGCTCTCGAAAGGGGTACGATTAATTTTTATTACTATACGAAAGCGGAACGGCTCTGGCTGATTCAATACTTTCGCAACCATTTTCCAGAAGACCAACAGCAGAACTGGCCCCTGTTCTGCCTGAAGATTGCACTGCCGCTATTGAAGCCAAAGCTAGACAAGCCTCGCGAGGCGGAGCCGGATGATGTGCTGCATACCCGCAGGAACTGGGACCGATTGACAATTATCATGACCAGTATCACTACATTGATCGGCATCTTCACAGCCTGGGGCCTGCAAAAACCGGGGTATCTGTTCTTGCCCCTGCTCCCTCTTTGTATGTGGGGCTTTCGTTATACTGTTCCGAAAGAGGGAATCTTCGTGAGATCGACCAGTGCAGACAAAGAGCTCATTTATCTGCTTTGGTGGACCGGTGCTGCAACCATGATCTTATTCCTGTTGATTTTATTAGATCCTCCCAGAGAGTATCGTGGATTCATTGCTCCGACAGGAATGCTCATCTGGAGTACCCCGTTTTTCTGTTTCTTAATCAAATCAGAACGAGAGGAAAAAAAGAAAGCGCTCGTCGAAGCAGAACAAGCGGTCACGGAATGGGACGATGAGTTCAAACCTGATTGAATTGGTGAATTCATTCAGAAAATGCTGATTCATGAAGCAGTTAGAAATTACTGCATCTACCGCAGAGGCATTAAAAAATAAAGAATCACAACCAACAGGAAGGAATCCACAATGAAGCCGATGTTGATTTTTTTCTGTTGGGCTGGTGTGAGCTCGTGGTCGCCTAAGACAATCGTAAGCAGCACTCCGATCGAATAAACCTGTAACGGCAGAAACAGAATGCCCAGAAAGGCGGCGCGATACGCACGATCCAGGTCCTGATCCAGGTTGCTTACGGGTACATCCTCGTCTGCTTCCTGTTCCGGAGACTCGTCTTCGTCCTCTTCCTCGTCCCAGCCGTTCTCGAACCCTTCGACGGTTTTCCAGTCTTCTTCGGTAATGGGAACCGGATCGTGTTCATCCAGAATGGCGAAGGCCCGCTCGGCGTCTTCCTCCGCAACCTGTACCTTGATGCCGCCGATCGCAGTTCCCAGATACCAGGCCATGCCGACCGCTTCTTCGTCCGAGAGAAAAACGCGAATGTCTTCCGCTTCCAACTGATTACGCACCAGGCTGGCTTCCGTCGGCGTATTCAACGTTGCTACCGTAACAAAGTCATTCGACATTGCGGGAGGTTCCTGAAAGAGAATTACTTAAGGCACGCGTACCTTCACATTGTCATAATGAATCGACTGCTTCGGCGTGACCAGGCCGATCTTGTCTTTGGTGGCGTGGGCAATGCCGGGAGAACGGAGCGAGCCGATGATTTTGCCGTCGATAAAAGCCTGCATCAGATCACCTTTGATCCGCACGGTGACGGTGTACCATTTGTCTTTTTCGAGCTTGACCGGAAAGACGGCCTGCGTTCGTTTAAGAATCGCCTGTTCTTCGGAAGTCAGTTTTTCCTTGGCTCGACGTTTCTTGAAGATCTCGTTGTTGAAGACGCCGGTCTTGCCGTCGCGGAGTGTGATTTTTGTGGGCGAGATCACAACGCGGCAGAGATGTCCCGCATGGGAACCTTTGAATTTGTGCTGATTGAACGTCAAGTTGGTGTAAGGCGAGCCGGCGAACTTGAGATCGACGGTCAACTCTACATCGCTGTACGGTTCCGTCCGCAACTGGTGCACGGCCGCATGCCCGCCGTCTTTGAGTTCCACGCCCTGCAATACGCCCTCTTTGACGACGGATGAACTCTTGTAGAGATTCCATTGCTTGCCCAGTTTTGGCTTTGAAAAGTCGTCCTCGAAAAGCTGTTTCTGGTATTGATCGGCGGGAATCGCATCGGGGGCACCAGCAAAAACCGGAAGGGCGGACACAAAACAGGCCAGAGTAAGCAAACATCGGTGATAGAACATCATGAGCACTTTCAGGAATCTGGGACTATGAGAATTTTGAGTCAGCGTTCAACAATGTAATTGAGTCTACATTTAGAGTCAAACAAATAACGGTTTTGCCTATGAAAACAGAGTAACTCATTTTGAAAGCCCCCGGCTGCAGGCCAGTTCCCAATGATGCTCTTCAGATTTCATCATAATTTTGATCATGTGAATTCCTCTTTTTCGATTTACTTAGTGTAAAGGTAATTCTTGAGCTTTGTTTTCAAAATCTGGTCTCAGGAACTTTTTATTCGATTTTCACTCTGAAGCTTCATGCGACACTGACCATCTTTTTCACCTATTTCGTTTTATTGCCCCAAAGGAGAATTCCCCATGTTTTGTCGTCCAGTTTATGCCATGCTGTTTTTATTTGCATTCTTTTCAAGCTTTGCTGCGACAATTTTTGCAGAAGAGGAAAAGAATGCATTATCTGCCCCAGAAGTGAGCAAGGAGTTTTCCAACTTCATTTCACCTGACCATGAAAAATCTTTCATTGATTCACATGCCAATTCGGTAAAAGAACTCTCCAACCTGTTAACTCAACTTCAGGCGGGCGAATCTGCAAGCGTCAAACCAATTAATGATTATTTAGCTCCCTTAAAAAGAGAACTGAAAAATATTGACGATTGGTTTGCTGAAGCGGTTCGTAGAAATCCGGATCGGGTAGTCCAACTTTTAAAAGAACGAGACAATCGTATTAAAACTGTTTGGGAAGAATTTCGCAAAAACCGCAAAAAGGAATACCGTGGTGTGCGGGTCACCAAATCAGATTATCAACATGCTTCACGGGGTCCGGTAACGACACCTGGTGGAAGTCGTGGTAAAACCGAACGCACCTGTCGAGTAGAAGCGCCAAGTGACGAGTACACCTTAGACTCAGCCAACAGGAATATTGGTAGTCGGATGGGAGATACTCACGTAGGCGGTATTCAATATCTGCCTCGAGGACGCGGTTGTACTTTGTATCTCTACGCTAAAGCCAAGAGTTTTGGCAGCACAACGCGATCACGAGTCGGTGTTACGTTAATTGGCACATTTCGATTGAAAGATGTAGTAACAGACAGTCGTGTATCGTCTGATGAAAAATGGCTGCGAGACCGCATTTAATGGAACGAAGAGGCGTCCAATAAAACGCTGACAGATCTTTGATGTCATCTCAAATTCAAAAACTGGTCAAACACAACCAGACAGCTGTAAAACCAAGAGGCCCTGTCACCTGATCCGGCGGCAGGGCCTCTCTATATTCCTGAATTCAGTTTACAGACAAGTCATTCAAATAAGAGAATCATTGTTTTCCTGTCTGATTACTTTGACGTAAGTGGGAAATCGATCTGATTGCTCCCCGATTTGACGTCTGCTTTTAATGT
This window of the Gimesia fumaroli genome carries:
- a CDS encoding sialidase family protein, with the translated sequence MKTALSLFVFTLSTVSVLFSADPVSKKQAEIKRMEQIADLALIPPTLNMSPLPEYDYDRLDYGMTIGIERTPGGRLWACWVAGGDSPKAFFVLASSDDDGEHWSHPRLVLDSHSSELPYDRSILVGNLWTDLTGRLWLIFDQSMHMFDGRAGVWATICENPDAETPIWSKPRRIWHGVTLNKPTVLSNGEWMLPISLDQRTGFGPFKGCFKELDPVRGANVFVSKDQGATWERRGAARFPNPDWHEHMIVERKDGSLWMLARTAKGIMQTTSADGGRTWAKPSAPAQIKQPNARFHIRRLASGRLLLIKHGDRIDAHHGRVQLSAWLSEDDGETWKGGLILDERKGISYPDGFQAPDGTLYISYDRNRSTDGEILLARFTEEDVLAMKLVGPKSKLKMLISRPLAK
- a CDS encoding metallophosphoesterase; this translates as MRFKTLPLGLLQILFVISTAVGQIQPEPDEQTNPEVTFYVMGDVPYKPVEDAQLPKQMKAIPDDAEFVVHLGDIKGGAAPCDEAVYRKVFGMLRKSKKPVFIIPGDNEWNDCPDPAQAWRLWEQYFMRFDRHWQHTLPVIRQWEREENFSFVKGGVLFVGLNIVGGRVHDAAEWKQRHAADLDWVRRNLHRYGKDVSSLVLLGHAKPVPNHNDFFDPFSKEALRFDKPILYIHGDGHVWIYDRPFAAKNILRVQVDQGGIAPPLKVTVTGDKTNPFQFDRRNGKPAK
- a CDS encoding FAD-dependent monooxygenase, with product MSQSQTLPNETPVLIVGAGPTGLTLAVELARRNIECLLVDRNPEPLPFDRATVIHSRSLECFETMGVIDAFLERGLVMRGFNIFANGEKVAQTSFDSLECRHPYDLNLSENKTEEILTERLEQLGGRVSRGWSLEGLEQSGIGVTAFLKSADGIEQAVTADWLVGTDGIRSRVREAIGVEVSGHHYPARWGVIDGQILNWKHESDRAAIQIEAPALNPVPLPGDRWRIYFRAVEDADPSTLLDCINAGLDAISPGSALQEPDEPILYHTFRQLSAHYRSGRVLLAGDAAHACSPIQGHGMNTGIQDSFNLGWKLAHVLSEKGGFGLLDSYEQERRPIAAAVGASGDVVEELRTIPDDPAAVARVKRALCAMLLTASGQQQAARDETGIDFHYRESPLVSGYHAHGETAQQSWMGPLPGDCLPDAGPLMPSTTEETLTLFQLMQTTGHVLLWMAADSTAVPDRMEIESLLQPGDVFYVISTDTKQAALAYWLSDTTGQVHARLGVIDPCLFLIRPDGHVAMRCEPPELSQVAAYYERLKC
- a CDS encoding DUF1990 family protein, translated to MFLFKQPESEQIADFIAAQARLEFTYPDAGATTLPTPPAGYQIDHNRICLGQGKALYELAKQALVDWQHYRFDWLTLHRPDAAPEAGQTVAALAHVLGIWVLNACRVVYVVEEAEPLCRFAFAYGTLPEHAESGEERFQVEWHADDDRVWYDLYAFSRPGQLLSKMAYPYVRIKQKQFARESLQAMQAAVLPNDG
- a CDS encoding putative signal transducing protein, translating into MSNDFVTVATLNTPTEASLVRNQLEAEDIRVFLSDEEAVGMAWYLGTAIGGIKVQVAEEDAERAFAILDEHDPVPITEEDWKTVEGFENGWDEEEDEDESPEQEADEDVPVSNLDQDLDRAYRAAFLGILFLPLQVYSIGVLLTIVLGDHELTPAQQKKINIGFIVDSFLLVVILYFLMPLR
- a CDS encoding family 16 glycoside hydrolase, with amino-acid sequence MMFYHRCLLTLACFVSALPVFAGAPDAIPADQYQKQLFEDDFSKPKLGKQWNLYKSSSVVKEGVLQGVELKDGGHAAVHQLRTEPYSDVELTVDLKFAGSPYTNLTFNQHKFKGSHAGHLCRVVISPTKITLRDGKTGVFNNEIFKKRRAKEKLTSEEQAILKRTQAVFPVKLEKDKWYTVTVRIKGDLMQAFIDGKIIGSLRSPGIAHATKDKIGLVTPKQSIHYDNVKVRVP